The following proteins come from a genomic window of Motilibacter peucedani:
- a CDS encoding NYN domain-containing protein, translating into MTEPSAPGSVPALPEQVRARLVALADETLGTLAPGEVPAPLRPFLRFTPARRLRHAAPALAAALELDEGFRERVADRVRDALPGVADALAAGSVPPAAEPADLAAAAYLLRTPGWEEVVGGVAREGREQQAGAELAEARAAAERLHAQLAVLRTQQRTDIDRVRTELHAAKAEVAELRHRLHGAREESRTAAGRSRRAVEEAEQRAADAEARAARAETEARRLRDRLAAVEGERDGARRQVREGRTAADARLRLLLDVVADAATGLRRELALPASDVRPADSVEALAPGQALQGVGPRALASDDPAVLDELLSLPRVHLVVDGYNVTKSGYGGLALQAQRERLVTGLGGLVARTGAEVTCCFDGAAVDAPVVVAKPRGVRVLFSLPGETADELIRRLVANEPAGRPVVVVSSDKEVAAGVVRSGARPVAAMALVRRLERG; encoded by the coding sequence GTGACCGAGCCCTCGGCGCCCGGCTCCGTCCCGGCGCTGCCCGAGCAGGTGCGGGCGAGGCTCGTCGCGCTCGCCGACGAGACGCTGGGCACGCTGGCGCCGGGCGAGGTGCCCGCTCCGCTGCGCCCCTTCCTCCGCTTCACCCCGGCCCGCCGGCTGCGCCACGCGGCACCTGCGCTGGCGGCGGCGCTGGAGCTCGACGAGGGCTTCCGCGAGCGCGTCGCCGACCGGGTGCGCGACGCGCTGCCCGGAGTCGCCGACGCGCTCGCCGCCGGCTCGGTGCCCCCTGCGGCGGAGCCTGCGGACCTGGCGGCCGCCGCGTACCTCCTGCGCACGCCGGGCTGGGAGGAGGTCGTCGGCGGGGTGGCGCGCGAGGGCCGGGAGCAGCAGGCGGGCGCCGAGCTGGCCGAGGCCCGCGCCGCCGCCGAGCGGCTGCATGCGCAGCTCGCGGTCCTGCGCACCCAGCAGCGCACCGACATCGACCGGGTGCGCACCGAGCTGCACGCCGCGAAGGCGGAGGTCGCGGAGCTGCGCCACCGCCTGCACGGCGCGCGCGAGGAGTCGCGCACGGCAGCAGGCCGCTCGCGCCGCGCGGTCGAGGAGGCCGAGCAGCGCGCCGCCGACGCCGAGGCGCGGGCGGCGCGCGCCGAGACGGAGGCACGGCGGCTGCGCGACCGGCTCGCCGCCGTGGAGGGCGAGCGCGACGGCGCCCGTCGACAGGTGCGCGAGGGCCGCACCGCCGCCGACGCCCGTCTGCGCCTCCTGCTCGACGTCGTCGCCGACGCGGCGACCGGGCTGCGCCGCGAGCTGGCCCTGCCGGCCTCCGACGTGCGCCCCGCGGACTCCGTCGAGGCGCTGGCGCCGGGGCAGGCGCTGCAGGGCGTCGGGCCGCGGGCGCTCGCCTCCGACGACCCGGCCGTCCTGGACGAGCTGCTGTCCCTGCCGCGGGTGCACCTGGTGGTCGACGGCTACAACGTGACGAAGAGCGGCTACGGCGGGCTCGCGCTCCAGGCCCAGCGCGAGCGGCTGGTCACGGGGCTCGGGGGGCTCGTCGCGCGTACCGGCGCCGAGGTCACCTGCTGCTTCGACGGCGCCGCCGTCGACGCCCCGGTGGTCGTGGCCAAGCCGCGCGGGGTGCGGGTGCTGTTCTCGCTGCCGGGCGAGACGGCCGACGAGCTCATCCGCCGGCTCGTCGCCAACGAGCCCGCCGGGCGTCCCGTCGTGGTGGTGAGCTCCGACAAGGAGGTGGCCGCCGGCGTCGTGCGCTCGGGCGCCCGCCCGGTCGCGGCGATGGCGCTGGTGCGCCGCCTCGAGCGGGGCTAG
- a CDS encoding fatty acid desaturase family protein: MRDAAPRSPRGAGAQRPGASRGPRATVPAQRFAGARARMSLRQSSPGRLEPWRDWAVLLVWNHAVLVAATLAHPSLPWLLVFALPLGAGLAIATLTVLHDAGHRRLARSAWPNAFAVHTCDPVGLWVDHWTLKHRVHHKLTQVYPLDDATRASGMVRLHPSAARWGVHRYQHFYAWFLYGLAWAGELRSQVTFLRKGELAGEESPRLARRIGTFALEKAVCLLVLAPYFWFLGFAHVVVLMLAAMTVASVIAAVLTVVGHINIGLEPPADAPRGKEWSEHLVRTTASFSTESVAVRWLTGGLTHHLAHHLRPVAPRFELPALHDTTVTAIAERAGLPVVVYPTLRSAVVNHYRRLRELGQPGAIETPAEREQRLLAAAARTPAASGRGPAA, encoded by the coding sequence ATGCGTGACGCCGCGCCCCGCAGCCCGCGCGGAGCGGGTGCCCAGCGACCGGGTGCCTCGCGCGGCCCGCGAGCCACCGTGCCGGCGCAGCGGTTCGCCGGTGCCCGCGCACGCATGTCGCTGCGGCAGAGCTCGCCCGGCCGCCTCGAGCCCTGGCGCGACTGGGCGGTCCTGCTGGTCTGGAACCACGCCGTGCTCGTCGCGGCGACCCTCGCGCACCCGAGCCTGCCCTGGCTGCTGGTCTTCGCCCTGCCGCTCGGCGCCGGCCTCGCGATCGCCACCCTCACCGTCCTGCACGACGCCGGCCACCGGCGGCTGGCCCGCTCGGCGTGGCCGAACGCGTTCGCCGTGCACACCTGCGACCCGGTCGGGCTGTGGGTCGACCACTGGACGCTCAAGCACCGGGTCCACCACAAGCTCACGCAGGTCTACCCGCTCGATGACGCGACGCGCGCCTCCGGCATGGTGCGCCTGCACCCGTCCGCCGCCCGCTGGGGCGTCCACCGCTACCAGCACTTCTACGCGTGGTTCCTCTACGGCCTCGCCTGGGCCGGCGAGCTGCGCAGCCAGGTCACGTTCCTGCGCAAGGGTGAGCTCGCCGGCGAGGAGTCGCCGCGCCTCGCCCGCCGCATCGGCACCTTCGCCCTCGAGAAGGCCGTCTGCCTCCTGGTGCTGGCGCCGTACTTCTGGTTCCTCGGCTTCGCCCACGTCGTCGTGCTCATGCTCGCCGCGATGACGGTCGCCAGCGTCATCGCCGCGGTGCTGACCGTCGTCGGCCACATCAACATCGGCCTCGAGCCGCCGGCCGACGCGCCGCGCGGCAAGGAGTGGTCCGAGCACCTCGTGCGCACGACCGCCTCCTTCAGCACCGAGAGCGTCGCCGTCCGCTGGCTGACCGGCGGCCTCACCCACCACCTGGCCCACCACCTGCGCCCGGTTGCTCCACGGTTCGAGCTGCCTGCCCTGCACGACACCACCGTCACCGCCATCGCCGAGCGCGCGGGCCTGCCGGTGGTCGTCTACCCGACGCTGCGCAGCGCGGTGGTCAACCACTACCGGCGGCTGCGCGAGCTCGGGCAGCCGGGCGCCATCGAGACGCCCGCCGAGCGCGAGCAGCGCCTGCTCGCCGCCGCCGCTCGTACGCCGGCGGCCAGCGGGCGCGGACCGGCTGCTTGA
- a CDS encoding DMT family transporter has translation MTLLSVVVAVAAAVSFGWSTALMHHSASAASPDLHGPVALLRHLVVQWRWLVGMAASLLGFVLHAVALHLGSIALVQPVIVSGLVWSLVFRAALDRRLLPRSMLGAVLLTATGLVVFVVSFRTSAGDNSVDGRAAAVLLACGGAAAALALWLSFDAGARRRGLLLGASGGIVFGLIAGAIKATTDSAARQPVWQTWPVYVLVALGACGFLLNQRAYHQTSLSSSLPALNLLNPVVAVVFGVVAFHERPTGGPLALTAQGASLLAVLLGIFLLSRRPDRDVPVPV, from the coding sequence TTGACGCTGCTCAGCGTCGTCGTCGCGGTCGCGGCGGCGGTCTCCTTCGGCTGGTCCACCGCGCTGATGCACCACAGCGCCTCAGCCGCGTCGCCCGACCTGCACGGGCCGGTCGCACTGCTGCGCCACCTGGTCGTGCAGTGGCGGTGGCTCGTCGGCATGGCCGCGAGCCTGCTCGGCTTCGTCCTGCACGCGGTGGCGCTGCACCTCGGCTCCATCGCCCTGGTGCAGCCGGTCATCGTCAGCGGCCTGGTGTGGTCGCTTGTGTTCCGGGCGGCGCTGGACCGGCGCCTGCTGCCGCGCAGCATGCTCGGCGCCGTCCTGCTCACGGCGACGGGCCTGGTGGTCTTCGTGGTCTCGTTCCGCACGAGCGCCGGCGACAACAGCGTCGACGGGCGCGCAGCCGCAGTGCTGCTCGCCTGCGGCGGTGCCGCTGCGGCGCTCGCCCTCTGGCTCTCGTTCGACGCGGGCGCGCGACGGCGCGGGCTGCTGCTCGGCGCAAGCGGAGGCATCGTCTTCGGGCTCATCGCAGGGGCCATCAAGGCGACGACGGACTCCGCGGCGCGCCAGCCGGTCTGGCAGACCTGGCCGGTCTACGTGCTCGTGGCGCTCGGCGCCTGCGGGTTCCTGCTCAACCAGCGGGCCTACCACCAGACCTCGCTGTCGAGCTCGCTGCCTGCGCTGAACCTGCTCAACCCGGTGGTGGCGGTCGTCTTCGGCGTCGTCGCCTTCCACGAGCGGCCCACCGGCGGCCCGCTCGCGCTGACCGCCCAGGGGGCGAGCCTGCTCGCCGTGCTGCTCGGCATCTTCCTGCTCTCGAGGCGCCCCGACCGCGACGTCCCGGTGCCCGTCTGA
- a CDS encoding peptidase MA family metallohydrolase — protein MTAVVLAALALAGCSGGEPSRAAGAPAGARGSGGTSGAPGGAGRSSAAGGAAGGAGAAAVPVAAPARVAAVQRLLDSRAAALRARDASGWLSALDPSATGFADRQAVAWQALSRLPLSRWSWHVDDLQAVDSGTGTPQWARDAADGDASAAVAHVVLRYRIAGADDSDVVRRRALLVVQRAEGELLRAQGPADLPDPWDLGPVQVVLGARSTVIVAGSASAAAPSPAAAPSPAAALTPAAAQTSGGGPSPAAPPSGGPLTAAGWSALADRAAAKVDEVWGTGWARRPVVVVPADAAGLAALLGRSPAAAGSLSSLAAVTTGLPAQGGALPTGTRVVVNPDEFASLSPAGRGVVLAHELTHVATRDASAAGAAAVPDWLSEGVADYTGYRGAGVGVDAAAAELLADVRASGPPASLPGDAAFDVQEGGSPQSYESAWLACRMVAQRYGQPALVELYRRTQADGLPAALRAVLGLDPAELTAQWRSYLTRVLRPAASPAPPA, from the coding sequence GTGACGGCCGTCGTCCTGGCGGCGCTGGCCCTGGCCGGGTGCAGCGGCGGGGAGCCGTCCCGCGCAGCAGGAGCGCCCGCAGGCGCACGGGGGAGCGGGGGCACCTCCGGAGCTCCGGGTGGTGCGGGTCGTTCCAGTGCCGCCGGGGGCGCCGCCGGTGGTGCCGGCGCTGCAGCCGTGCCGGTGGCGGCGCCGGCGCGGGTCGCGGCGGTGCAGCGGCTGCTCGACTCGCGGGCTGCAGCGCTGCGTGCCCGTGACGCGAGCGGCTGGCTGTCGGCGCTCGACCCGTCGGCCACCGGCTTCGCCGACCGGCAGGCCGTCGCGTGGCAGGCGCTGTCGCGGCTGCCGCTCTCGCGCTGGTCCTGGCACGTGGACGACCTGCAGGCGGTCGACAGCGGCACCGGCACGCCGCAGTGGGCGCGCGACGCGGCCGACGGCGACGCGTCGGCCGCCGTGGCGCACGTGGTGCTGCGCTACCGGATCGCCGGGGCCGACGACTCCGACGTCGTGCGCCGGCGCGCGCTGCTCGTGGTCCAGCGGGCCGAGGGCGAGCTGCTGCGCGCCCAGGGGCCGGCGGACCTGCCCGACCCGTGGGACCTCGGGCCGGTGCAGGTGGTCCTCGGCGCCCGGAGCACGGTGATCGTGGCCGGCAGCGCGTCCGCCGCAGCGCCGTCCCCCGCCGCCGCGCCGTCCCCCGCCGCCGCGCTGACCCCCGCCGCAGCGCAGACCTCTGGCGGCGGGCCGTCCCCCGCCGCCCCGCCCTCCGGGGGGCCGCTGACGGCCGCGGGCTGGTCCGCCCTCGCCGACCGCGCGGCCGCGAAGGTCGACGAGGTCTGGGGCACGGGGTGGGCACGCCGCCCGGTGGTCGTCGTGCCGGCCGACGCGGCGGGCCTGGCGGCGCTGCTCGGCCGCAGCCCGGCCGCCGCCGGGTCGCTGTCCTCGCTCGCCGCCGTCACGACCGGCCTCCCTGCCCAGGGCGGGGCGCTGCCGACCGGCACCCGCGTGGTCGTCAACCCCGACGAGTTCGCCAGCCTGAGCCCGGCCGGGCGCGGCGTCGTGCTCGCCCACGAGCTGACCCACGTGGCGACCCGCGACGCCTCCGCCGCCGGGGCGGCAGCGGTGCCCGACTGGCTCAGCGAGGGCGTGGCCGACTACACCGGCTACCGGGGCGCGGGCGTCGGCGTGGACGCCGCGGCGGCCGAGCTGCTCGCCGACGTGCGGGCCTCGGGGCCGCCGGCGAGCCTGCCCGGCGACGCAGCGTTCGACGTGCAGGAGGGCGGGTCGCCGCAGTCCTACGAGTCGGCCTGGCTGGCGTGCCGCATGGTCGCCCAGCGCTACGGCCAGCCGGCGCTGGTGGAGCTCTACCGCCGGACCCAGGCCGACGGGCTCCCGGCTGCGCTGCGCGCTGTGCTGGGGCTCGACCCTGCCGAGCTCACGGCCCAGTGGCGCAGCTACCTGACCCGTGTCCTGCGTCCCGCGGCCTCGCCCGCACCACCCGCGTGA
- a CDS encoding (2Fe-2S)-binding protein: protein MTGATPTAQLLRELEQLGPFFALETVDAAAAAADQRAWQPLSEMVAAPALLEARVREGRTVVAGLAGVPEHDVERRVVVSVVVQGLVGRLVSPALAALVLHEALPDPSLWQWRPTGTGPLPLRLVLLADRAPFEPVAPPEAADAFAALVLERWVEPLLSQAGEAARLAPSLLRGNAASAVAGAGSVLARARPEHADGVRRLLSALLAVPALAGTGRLEHGAFRRRTCCLYYRVPGGGTCGDCPLSR, encoded by the coding sequence GTGACCGGCGCGACGCCCACCGCGCAGCTGTTGCGCGAGCTCGAGCAGCTCGGGCCCTTCTTCGCGCTGGAGACCGTGGACGCCGCAGCGGCCGCTGCGGACCAGCGCGCCTGGCAGCCGCTCTCGGAGATGGTCGCTGCACCGGCCCTGCTCGAGGCACGGGTGCGCGAGGGCCGGACCGTCGTCGCCGGCCTGGCCGGCGTGCCGGAGCACGACGTGGAGCGCCGCGTCGTCGTGTCGGTCGTCGTGCAGGGGCTGGTCGGGCGCCTGGTCTCCCCGGCGCTCGCGGCGCTCGTGCTGCACGAGGCGCTGCCCGACCCCTCGCTCTGGCAGTGGCGCCCGACCGGCACCGGCCCGCTCCCCCTGCGGCTGGTGCTCCTGGCCGACCGCGCCCCGTTCGAGCCAGTCGCGCCGCCGGAGGCTGCCGACGCCTTCGCGGCGCTGGTGCTGGAGCGGTGGGTCGAGCCCCTTCTCAGCCAGGCCGGCGAGGCCGCCCGCCTCGCGCCGAGCCTGCTGCGCGGCAACGCCGCCTCGGCCGTGGCCGGGGCGGGATCGGTCCTCGCCCGCGCGCGGCCCGAGCACGCCGACGGCGTACGTCGTCTGCTGTCGGCCCTGCTCGCCGTGCCCGCCCTCGCCGGGACGGGGCGGCTCGAGCACGGCGCGTTCCGTCGCCGCACCTGCTGCCTCTACTACCGCGTACCCGGCGGAGGCACCTGCGGCGACTGCCCCCTGAGCCGCTGA
- a CDS encoding class I SAM-dependent methyltransferase: MEGTEVRKLAALEDRHWWYAERRSLLAAQVAALGTPGTALDVGAAGGGNTRVLRDAGWRALALEYGEEGAQVAHERGLPVVRGDATRLPVADGSIGLVVAFDVLEHIDDDDAVVAHVRRALRPGGTLLVAVPAGMRNWSAHDEAVGHVRRYEREQLRALLERGGLEVRELRSWNVLMAPLARWRRRSATGSDLDDVPAVVNAGARAVVALERVLPVGGLPGISLLATARRP, translated from the coding sequence GTGGAAGGCACCGAGGTACGCAAGCTGGCCGCGCTGGAGGACCGCCACTGGTGGTACGCGGAGCGCCGTTCGCTGCTCGCCGCCCAGGTCGCGGCGCTCGGGACGCCGGGCACGGCGCTCGACGTCGGCGCGGCCGGCGGCGGCAACACCCGCGTCCTGCGCGACGCGGGCTGGCGGGCGCTGGCGCTGGAGTACGGCGAGGAGGGCGCGCAGGTCGCGCACGAGCGCGGGCTCCCGGTCGTGCGCGGCGACGCCACCCGGCTGCCGGTCGCCGACGGCAGCATCGGCCTGGTCGTCGCCTTCGACGTGCTCGAGCACATCGACGACGACGACGCCGTGGTGGCCCACGTACGGCGCGCGCTGCGCCCGGGCGGCACCCTGCTGGTCGCCGTCCCCGCCGGCATGCGCAACTGGAGCGCGCACGACGAGGCGGTCGGCCACGTGCGCCGCTACGAGCGCGAGCAGCTGCGCGCGCTGCTCGAGCGAGGCGGGCTCGAGGTGCGCGAGCTGCGCTCCTGGAACGTGCTGATGGCGCCGCTCGCGCGCTGGCGGCGCCGATCGGCGACCGGGTCCGACCTCGACGACGTGCCCGCCGTCGTCAACGCCGGCGCCCGAGCGGTGGTCGCGCTCGAGCGCGTGCTGCCCGTCGGCGGCCTGCCCGGCATCTCGCTGCTCGCGACCGCGCGGCGCCCCTAG
- a CDS encoding glycosyltransferase family 4 protein, translated as MPRTLVLTNDFPPRQGGIESFVEAVVTRLPADSVVVYARGQAGAADYDRHLPLRVVRHPRGIVLPEPTVARAAAQLAREERCEAAWVAAAAPLGLLAPALRRRGGVQRVVATTHGHEVWWARLPGSRAVLHRIGDFVDTLTVLGPWTRAALAPALSEGARDRVRRLAPGVDTAFFSPSAGGARVRERHGLGDRPVVVCVSRLVPRKGQDTLIEAWPAVRRAVPGAVLLLVGGGPDADRLRALAAERGVAEDVVLTGSVPYAELPDHYRAGDVFAMPCRSRRGGLEVEGLGMVYLEAAACGLPVVAGDSGGAPEAVLHGRTGWVVPGRSVGETAARVVALLEDPAAARAMGAAGRAWVEERWTWDRTVAQLGTLLAGRESDGHQGIAANGEL; from the coding sequence GTGCCGCGGACGCTGGTCCTCACCAACGACTTCCCGCCGCGGCAGGGCGGCATCGAGTCGTTCGTCGAGGCGGTGGTGACGCGGCTGCCGGCCGACTCGGTGGTCGTCTACGCGCGCGGCCAGGCCGGCGCCGCCGACTACGACCGCCACCTGCCCCTCCGCGTCGTGCGCCACCCGCGCGGGATCGTGCTGCCCGAGCCGACGGTCGCCCGGGCCGCCGCGCAGCTGGCGCGGGAGGAGCGGTGCGAGGCGGCCTGGGTCGCGGCGGCGGCCCCGCTCGGCCTGCTCGCCCCTGCCCTGCGCCGGCGCGGCGGGGTGCAGCGCGTCGTCGCCACGACCCACGGCCACGAGGTCTGGTGGGCGCGGCTGCCCGGCAGCCGTGCCGTGCTGCACCGCATCGGCGACTTCGTCGACACGCTGACCGTGCTCGGCCCCTGGACCCGCGCCGCGCTGGCGCCGGCGCTGAGCGAGGGGGCGCGCGACCGCGTACGCCGCCTGGCTCCCGGCGTCGACACCGCGTTCTTCTCGCCCTCCGCCGGCGGCGCCCGGGTGCGCGAGCGCCACGGACTGGGCGACCGGCCGGTCGTCGTGTGCGTCTCGCGCCTCGTGCCGCGCAAGGGCCAGGACACCTTGATCGAGGCGTGGCCCGCAGTGCGGCGTGCGGTGCCCGGCGCGGTGCTGCTGCTCGTGGGCGGTGGGCCCGACGCCGACCGGCTGCGCGCGCTCGCGGCAGAGCGGGGCGTCGCCGAGGACGTCGTGCTGACCGGGTCGGTGCCCTACGCCGAGCTGCCCGACCACTACCGCGCCGGCGACGTCTTCGCGATGCCGTGCCGGTCACGCCGCGGCGGGCTCGAGGTCGAGGGGCTCGGCATGGTCTACCTCGAGGCGGCGGCGTGCGGGCTGCCGGTGGTCGCCGGCGACTCCGGGGGAGCGCCGGAGGCGGTGCTGCACGGACGCACCGGCTGGGTGGTGCCGGGGCGATCGGTGGGCGAGACCGCCGCCAGGGTCGTCGCGCTGCTCGAGGACCCCGCCGCGGCCCGGGCCATGGGGGCGGCGGGCCGGGCGTGGGTGGAGGAGCGCTGGACCTGGGACCGGACGGTGGCCCAGCTGGGCACCCTGCTCGCCGGCAGGGAGTCAGACGGTCACCAGGGCATCGCCGCGAACGGCGAGCTGTAG
- a CDS encoding aldo/keto reductase: METRRLGRIGHQSSVLVYGAASLSAVSQDVADASVQEALDGGINHFDVAASYGDAELRLGPWMPQIRDRIFLATKTGERTAEKAWAQINASLERLQTDRVDLLQLHAVGTLEELDSVTGPGGALEGALRALDEGLVGAVGITGHGSHAAETHLEALRRHPFSTVLTPLNPLLWRDEAWRAAYQALVEEVRRQDAGLLTIKTVARRNWPGTVEGQDVGQQAYSTWYEPLVDDERIRAAASWVLAHEEITGLATAGDVRLLRPLLRAEADRMDAVDAELALADVEGYSSPFAAMPW; encoded by the coding sequence ATGGAGACACGTCGCCTCGGCCGGATCGGCCACCAGAGCTCGGTGCTCGTCTACGGAGCAGCCTCGCTCAGCGCGGTGAGCCAGGACGTCGCGGACGCCTCGGTGCAGGAGGCGCTCGACGGCGGCATCAACCACTTCGACGTGGCCGCGAGCTACGGCGACGCGGAGCTGCGCCTCGGGCCGTGGATGCCGCAGATCCGCGACCGCATCTTCCTCGCCACCAAGACCGGCGAGCGCACCGCCGAGAAGGCCTGGGCGCAGATCAACGCCTCGCTCGAGCGGCTGCAGACCGACCGCGTCGACCTGCTCCAGCTGCACGCCGTGGGCACGCTCGAGGAGCTGGACTCCGTGACCGGGCCGGGCGGCGCTCTCGAGGGTGCGCTGCGCGCGCTCGACGAGGGCCTGGTCGGTGCCGTCGGCATCACCGGGCACGGCTCGCACGCGGCGGAGACCCACCTGGAGGCGCTGCGGCGCCACCCGTTCTCCACCGTGCTGACGCCGCTCAACCCGCTGCTGTGGCGCGACGAGGCGTGGCGCGCCGCCTACCAGGCGCTGGTCGAGGAGGTGCGTCGGCAGGACGCCGGGCTGCTCACGATCAAGACCGTCGCGCGGCGCAACTGGCCCGGCACCGTCGAGGGCCAGGACGTCGGGCAGCAGGCGTACTCCACGTGGTACGAGCCGCTCGTCGACGACGAGCGCATCCGCGCGGCCGCCTCCTGGGTCCTCGCCCACGAGGAGATCACCGGCCTCGCGACCGCCGGCGACGTACGCCTGCTGCGCCCCCTCCTGCGCGCCGAGGCCGACCGCATGGACGCGGTCGACGCCGAGCTGGCGCTCGCCGACGTGGAGGGCTACAGCTCGCCGTTCGCGGCGATGCCCTGGTGA
- a CDS encoding AMP-dependent synthetase/ligase: MQQGGPRAVRTGPALAQPAGPRNITTLVWDRASSDPAFEMLRRQVDGEWRPVTAEQFCAEVTELARGLVGSGLQPGERVALMSRTRYEWAVVDFAVWVAGGVSVPVYETSAAEQLRWIVGDSGCSVVILETAEHAALWDRVAEGLPTVRDVWRIEADRSERGLAALVACGTGVSDEEVEARRTSVVAGDLATVIYTSGTTGRPKGCELTHANLLAEIDGILTGLHEVFGKPDAAALLFLPLAHVLARVIQLAVLAGGVTLGHTPDVKNLLGDLESFRPTFLLAVPRVFEKVYNASEQKADASGRGRIFRAAAATSVAFSQAADAGGAGPLLRVRHRVFDALVYGKLRAALGGRVEFAVCGGAPLGERLGHFFRGIGLTVLEGYGLTETTAAATVNTPSAVRIGTVGRPLPGVTVRIAQDGEIQIAGGQVFSGYSHDPAARAAAFTEDGYLRTGDLGELDAAGYLRVTGRSKEILVTAGGKNVAPAALEDRLRAAALVSQCMVVGDGKPYVAALVTLDSDAVTAWLAARHRPPLSLAEAAHDPQVAAGVQAAVDAANAEFSRAESIRRFRILEVDLTEASGHLTPSMKVRRAAVARDFAAEIEALYS, translated from the coding sequence ATGCAGCAGGGCGGCCCACGCGCGGTCCGCACGGGACCGGCGCTCGCGCAGCCGGCGGGCCCGCGCAACATCACGACGCTGGTCTGGGACCGCGCCAGCTCGGACCCGGCCTTCGAGATGCTGCGCCGCCAGGTCGACGGCGAGTGGCGCCCGGTCACCGCAGAGCAGTTCTGCGCCGAGGTGACCGAGCTGGCCCGCGGCCTGGTCGGGTCGGGGCTCCAGCCCGGCGAGCGCGTGGCGCTCATGTCGCGGACGCGCTACGAGTGGGCGGTCGTGGACTTCGCCGTCTGGGTCGCCGGCGGCGTCAGCGTGCCGGTCTACGAGACCTCGGCGGCGGAGCAGCTGCGCTGGATCGTCGGCGACTCGGGCTGCTCGGTCGTCATCCTCGAGACCGCCGAGCACGCGGCGCTGTGGGACCGCGTCGCCGAGGGGCTGCCCACGGTGCGCGACGTGTGGCGCATCGAGGCCGACCGCTCCGAGCGCGGCCTCGCCGCGCTCGTGGCCTGCGGCACGGGGGTCAGCGACGAGGAGGTGGAGGCACGGCGTACCTCCGTGGTGGCCGGCGACCTCGCCACCGTCATCTACACCTCCGGCACCACGGGGCGACCCAAGGGCTGCGAGCTCACGCACGCCAACCTGCTCGCCGAGATCGACGGCATCCTCACCGGGCTGCACGAGGTCTTCGGCAAGCCCGACGCCGCCGCGCTGCTGTTCCTGCCGCTCGCCCACGTGCTGGCGCGGGTCATCCAGCTCGCGGTGCTCGCCGGTGGCGTCACCCTCGGCCACACCCCCGACGTCAAGAACCTGCTGGGCGACCTCGAGTCGTTCCGCCCGACGTTCCTGCTCGCCGTGCCGCGCGTGTTCGAGAAGGTCTACAACGCCTCCGAGCAGAAGGCCGACGCCTCCGGCAGGGGCAGGATCTTCCGCGCCGCTGCGGCGACCTCGGTCGCGTTCAGCCAGGCGGCCGACGCCGGGGGCGCGGGGCCGCTGCTCCGGGTGCGCCACCGCGTCTTCGACGCGCTCGTCTACGGCAAGCTGCGGGCGGCGCTGGGCGGCCGGGTCGAGTTCGCCGTCTGCGGCGGCGCACCGCTCGGCGAGCGGCTCGGGCACTTCTTCCGCGGCATCGGGCTGACGGTGCTCGAGGGCTACGGGCTCACCGAGACGACCGCCGCGGCGACCGTCAACACGCCCAGCGCCGTACGCATCGGCACCGTCGGCCGCCCGCTGCCCGGCGTGACGGTGCGCATCGCGCAGGACGGCGAGATCCAGATCGCCGGCGGGCAGGTGTTCTCGGGCTACTCCCACGACCCCGCGGCCCGGGCGGCGGCGTTCACCGAGGACGGCTACTTGCGCACCGGCGACCTCGGCGAGCTGGACGCCGCCGGCTACCTGCGCGTCACCGGTCGCAGCAAGGAGATCCTCGTGACCGCGGGCGGCAAGAACGTCGCCCCCGCCGCGCTCGAGGACCGGCTGCGCGCCGCCGCGCTGGTGTCGCAGTGCATGGTCGTGGGCGACGGCAAGCCCTACGTCGCGGCGCTGGTCACGCTCGACTCCGACGCGGTGACCGCCTGGCTCGCCGCCCGCCACCGCCCGCCGCTGAGCCTGGCCGAGGCGGCGCACGACCCGCAGGTCGCGGCGGGGGTGCAGGCGGCCGTCGACGCTGCGAACGCGGAGTTCTCGCGGGCCGAGTCGATCCGCCGCTTCCGCATCCTCGAGGTCGACCTGACCGAGGCCTCCGGCCACCTCACGCCGTCGATGAAGGTGCGCCGCGCGGCCGTGGCGCGCGACTTCGCCGCGGAGATCGAGGCGCTCTACTCCTGA
- a CDS encoding SRPBCC family protein, with product MPERTSGGPTSRASSPSAAPEASGGSTEASTRLEAPVERVLAAVTDLERYPEWNDELSAVEVLALDEQGRPARARLTLVSPFLSDTFELAYSYPAPHGGVHVVSWVLVAPGAVLTRMDGSYLLADGGDGTTGATYRLRVGVSVPLVGALRRKAEKTVIDRALDGLRKRVEESSWD from the coding sequence GTGCCGGAGCGTACGTCAGGGGGACCGACGTCCCGCGCGTCGTCGCCGTCCGCCGCGCCCGAGGCGTCGGGCGGGTCGACCGAGGCGAGCACCCGGCTGGAGGCGCCCGTCGAGCGGGTGCTGGCTGCCGTCACCGACCTCGAGCGCTACCCCGAGTGGAACGACGAGCTGAGCGCCGTCGAGGTGCTCGCGCTCGACGAGCAGGGCCGGCCGGCGCGCGCCCGCCTCACGCTGGTCTCGCCGTTCCTCAGCGACACCTTCGAGCTGGCCTACTCCTACCCCGCGCCGCACGGCGGGGTGCACGTCGTCAGCTGGGTGCTGGTCGCGCCGGGCGCGGTGCTGACGCGCATGGACGGGTCCTACCTGCTCGCCGACGGCGGCGACGGGACGACCGGGGCGACCTACCGGCTGCGCGTGGGAGTGAGCGTGCCGCTGGTCGGCGCCCTGCGCCGCAAGGCCGAGAAGACTGTCATCGACCGGGCCCTCGACGGGTTGCGGAAGCGCGTGGAGGAGAGCTCGTGGGACTGA